The sequence AGGGCCAGTGGGACGGCATGGGCCTGAGCTACCTGACGCCCCCGCGGTCCAACGGACTGAACTGGGTCGTTGCGAACAACAAGTTTCAGGTGCTGAACGTGGCTCCCGGAATCCCGCTGGGCATTCCGCAGGGTTGGTTCACCAATCGCACCGTTACCGGGTTTTTCGATGGGCACGTCGAGGCGTTGCTTCCATCGGAACTGACCGACATGCGTCGCTGGGCCGTGCGGGCCGAGACGCCGGATTACGATTACGTACCATAAGATGGAGCTGCCGCGACCGGCGTTGCACCGGGCTCAGTGGTTCGCTTCTTTTCAAAAACTGGAAGGACGCTATGTCTTCGACTGCTACATTGACCGATCAGGGCGCCCGCATTCGCGAGGCTTACCTTGCCAACCCGAACCAGATGACCGTCCTGCTGGCGCGCCAACTCGGCGTGCCGGAACTGGAGGTCATCCGCGCCATTCCAGCCGAGAGCTGCACCGAACTGGATGCCAGCAAGTGGGAAGACCTGATCCGTTCCTTCGACGTGCTGGGGAACGTGCACGTGATCGCGACCAACTCGGTCGTCACGCTGGAGGCCTTCGGCACGTTCGGCAACTTCAGCCTGACCGGGCCGTTCTTCAACGTGCAGACGAAGTCGCTGGACATGCACATCCGCCACGCGTCGCTGCGGCACGTCTTTGCGATCCAGAAGCCGGGCCATATGGACGGCGTAAACACGCTGAGCTTCCAGTTTTTCGACGAGCGCGGCGCCGCTGGTTTCAAGGTCTTTCTCACCTTCGGTGGCAAAGCGC is a genomic window of Tepidisphaeraceae bacterium containing:
- a CDS encoding ChuX/HutX family heme-like substrate-binding protein — protein: MSSTATLTDQGARIREAYLANPNQMTVLLARQLGVPELEVIRAIPAESCTELDASKWEDLIRSFDVLGNVHVIATNSVVTLEAFGTFGNFSLTGPFFNVQTKSLDMHIRHASLRHVFAIQKPGHMDGVNTLSFQFFDERGAAGFKVFLTFGGKAPPAEKVAQFEAIRERFKLR